From Rubrivirga sp. SAORIC476, a single genomic window includes:
- a CDS encoding peptidylprolyl isomerase, with amino-acid sequence MLPLGALLLGLGLWAGCAADAETRVGETVVARVGEGVITLDDVAEAYAEVVVRAGAPGGAGALNEVVEGLVSRQLLIEEARADGIEQTAEYRAARDLAETKALVDLYTATTLGDELAVTDADLRETFAQMNTTYDARHLYARDHATAEALRVRLLAGETFEALARETFADSALAASGGHLGAFGHDEMDPSFEAVAFRLPIGEVSEPVRTATGYSVIRVDARTTNPLLTEDAFATKIDQVRRYVRKRKRNDARFRLSRTVRDDLAPRFDEAAFDRLVAFATGVAPGLDAEALAQWRRTPLVRFDSDALAADAWTVGDVEDRAATMTERQRAAVQDGASLRAFIEGLLVREELTARARGAGLDRDPRLARIVSDQMAEWTFEVAKRRLRLADDIPADSLRATIAAHPDLYRMPERVRAREILVRTRADADGLLARLLAGESFDALARAHSLRLGAATAGGDLGPVTRAQLGRMAEAVFAAAPGTVVGPTEVEGRYALIERGETLPSRPMTVAEAEPFAREALDIPFAQRRLVAAVARLRERFSIRVDRDALAPLLDAVSAARS; translated from the coding sequence ATGCTGCCTCTGGGCGCCCTCCTGCTCGGCCTCGGTCTGTGGGCGGGGTGCGCCGCCGACGCGGAGACCCGTGTCGGCGAGACGGTGGTCGCGCGCGTGGGGGAGGGCGTCATCACCCTGGACGACGTGGCCGAGGCGTACGCCGAGGTGGTCGTCCGCGCTGGAGCGCCGGGCGGGGCCGGCGCGCTGAACGAGGTGGTCGAAGGCCTCGTGAGTCGCCAACTGCTCATCGAGGAGGCCCGCGCGGACGGCATCGAGCAGACCGCCGAGTACCGCGCGGCGCGCGACCTCGCCGAGACGAAGGCGCTCGTGGACCTCTACACCGCGACCACCCTCGGCGACGAACTCGCCGTCACCGACGCGGACCTGCGGGAGACGTTCGCGCAGATGAACACGACGTACGACGCGCGGCACCTCTACGCCCGCGACCACGCCACGGCCGAGGCGCTCCGCGTCCGGCTCCTCGCCGGGGAGACGTTCGAGGCGCTCGCCCGCGAGACGTTCGCCGACTCGGCCCTGGCCGCCTCGGGCGGCCACCTGGGCGCGTTCGGCCACGATGAGATGGACCCGTCGTTCGAGGCCGTGGCCTTCCGCCTGCCCATCGGCGAAGTCTCCGAGCCGGTCCGCACCGCGACCGGCTACTCCGTGATCCGGGTCGACGCGCGGACGACGAACCCGCTGCTCACCGAGGACGCCTTCGCCACCAAGATCGACCAGGTGCGCCGCTACGTCCGCAAGCGGAAGCGCAACGACGCCCGGTTCCGGCTGAGCCGCACCGTCCGCGACGACCTCGCGCCCCGCTTCGACGAGGCCGCCTTCGACCGGCTCGTCGCCTTCGCGACCGGCGTGGCCCCGGGCCTCGACGCCGAGGCGCTGGCCCAGTGGCGCCGCACCCCGCTGGTGCGCTTCGACTCCGACGCCCTCGCCGCCGACGCGTGGACCGTGGGCGACGTGGAGGACCGCGCTGCGACCATGACCGAGCGCCAGCGCGCGGCGGTCCAGGACGGTGCGAGCCTCCGCGCGTTCATCGAGGGCCTGCTCGTCCGCGAGGAGTTGACGGCGCGGGCCCGTGGCGCCGGGCTGGACCGCGACCCGCGCCTCGCGCGCATCGTGTCCGACCAGATGGCCGAGTGGACGTTCGAGGTCGCCAAGCGCCGCCTCCGGCTGGCGGACGACATCCCCGCCGACTCGCTCCGGGCAACCATCGCGGCGCACCCGGACCTGTACCGGATGCCGGAGCGCGTCCGCGCCCGCGAGATCCTGGTCCGCACCCGCGCCGACGCCGACGGGCTGCTCGCGCGGCTCCTCGCCGGGGAGTCGTTCGACGCGCTCGCCCGCGCCCACTCGCTCCGCCTCGGCGCCGCGACCGCCGGGGGCGACCTCGGACCGGTCACCCGCGCCCAACTCGGCCGCATGGCCGAGGCCGTGTTCGCCGCGGCGCCCGGCACGGTCGTCGGGCCGACCGAAGTGGAGGGGCGCTACGCCCTCATCGAGCGCGGCGAGACCCTGCCGTCCCGCCCCATGACCGTCGCCGAGGCCGAGCCCTTCGCCCGCGAGGCCCTCGACATCCCCTTCGCCCAGCGCCGCCTCGTGGCCGCCGTGGCCCGCCTCCGCGAGCGCTTCTCGATCCGTGTGGACCGCGACGCGCTCGCACCCCTGCTCGACGCGGTCTCCGCCGCCCGCTCCTGA
- a CDS encoding LacI family DNA-binding transcriptional regulator: protein MPVTIYDIAEGAQVSIATVSRAFNGHPRVSDATRERVFEVARELGYQPHATAQSLARKNTRLIAAVVPIMTSAFFMEVLRGIQDRLDASHYDLVVYASRTLDGIGGQLDRAVQRGRADGLLLVSTPLDAVRVRRIAASRQPAVLIDAYQPEIDSVTVDNRQGGAVATRHLIERGHERIGLVLPVEGSVPSDRRRAGYEDALRDAGLPVDSDLIVHTDMDLDHDGYTLFAGYSAMRTLLQRFEGRPDGPTAIFVAADVMAYGALRAVREAGLEAPSDLEVIGFDDIESSAYVGLSTVRQPMYEMGKLATEHLVRRLEAPGADPVHTVFSPDLVLRETTGEAIRELA from the coding sequence GGCACCCGCGCGTGTCCGACGCGACCCGGGAGCGGGTGTTCGAGGTCGCGCGCGAACTCGGCTACCAGCCCCATGCGACGGCGCAGAGCCTCGCCCGCAAGAACACGCGCCTGATCGCGGCCGTCGTGCCCATCATGACGTCGGCGTTCTTCATGGAGGTGCTCCGCGGCATCCAGGACCGGCTCGACGCGAGCCACTACGACCTCGTGGTGTACGCCAGCCGGACGCTGGACGGCATCGGCGGGCAGCTCGACCGCGCCGTCCAGCGGGGGCGTGCCGATGGGCTGCTGCTCGTCTCGACCCCCCTCGACGCGGTCCGCGTCCGGCGCATCGCGGCCTCCCGGCAGCCCGCGGTCCTCATCGACGCCTACCAGCCGGAGATCGACTCGGTGACTGTCGACAACCGCCAGGGCGGGGCCGTGGCGACGCGGCACCTCATCGAGCGCGGGCACGAGCGGATCGGGCTGGTGCTGCCCGTGGAAGGCTCGGTCCCGTCGGACCGGCGCCGGGCAGGCTATGAGGATGCCTTGCGGGATGCAGGGCTGCCGGTGGACAGCGACCTGATCGTGCACACGGACATGGACCTGGACCACGACGGCTACACGCTGTTTGCGGGCTACAGCGCCATGCGCACGCTCCTCCAGCGCTTCGAGGGGCGCCCCGACGGCCCGACGGCCATCTTCGTCGCGGCCGACGTGATGGCCTACGGAGCGCTTCGGGCCGTCCGCGAGGCGGGGCTCGAGGCCCCCAGTGACCTGGAGGTGATCGGGTTCGACGACATTGAGTCGAGCGCGTACGTCGGCCTGTCGACCGTGCGCCAGCCCATGTACGAGATGGGCAAGCTGGCCACCGAGCACCTCGTCCGTCGCCTGGAAGCCCCCGGCGCCGACCCCGTGCACACCGTGTTTTCGCCGGACCTCGTCCTCCGAGAGACCACCGGCGAAGCCATCCGCGAACTGGCGTGA